A DNA window from Haloactinospora alba contains the following coding sequences:
- a CDS encoding TIGR03089 family protein yields the protein MGTETPAQLWRSAVAADPARPFVTAYDGDTDGRVELSYATVDNWVSKTANMLVDGLGAEPGDRVALALPVHWQSLAWALACWSTRTTVVLPEADEVPEADIAVTDASRIEAGLDSGAREVVGTSLHPLGAPLADCPPAALDYTVEVRGYADQFVPPAADDPAAAALESAGSHTGGGIAAAARDRAASWELTPADRVAIITPASAPLQTLGHDLSPALCPVVTGSSLLLTPETDSPTTLQSRLDMERVTAIAGARPGSPALTGNIRPLP from the coding sequence GTGGGTACGGAAACCCCCGCGCAGCTGTGGCGCTCCGCCGTGGCCGCGGATCCGGCGCGCCCGTTCGTCACGGCCTATGACGGTGACACCGACGGCCGGGTGGAACTGTCCTACGCCACCGTCGACAACTGGGTCTCCAAAACGGCGAACATGCTCGTGGACGGCCTCGGCGCCGAACCGGGCGATCGGGTCGCGCTGGCGCTTCCGGTGCACTGGCAGAGCCTGGCCTGGGCGCTGGCGTGCTGGTCCACCAGGACGACGGTGGTCCTGCCCGAGGCCGACGAGGTTCCGGAGGCGGACATCGCCGTCACCGACGCCTCCCGGATCGAGGCGGGGCTGGACTCGGGGGCCCGCGAGGTGGTGGGAACCTCCCTGCACCCGTTGGGTGCTCCGCTGGCCGACTGCCCGCCCGCCGCGTTGGACTACACCGTCGAGGTGCGCGGGTATGCCGACCAGTTCGTCCCTCCCGCGGCCGACGACCCCGCGGCCGCGGCCCTGGAGAGCGCCGGCAGCCACACGGGGGGCGGGATCGCCGCCGCCGCACGGGATCGCGCCGCCAGCTGGGAGCTGACACCGGCTGACCGAGTGGCTATCATCACACCAGCGTCCGCCCCGCTCCAGACGCTCGGTCACGACCTCTCCCCCGCTCTCTGCCCGGTCGTGACCGGATCGTCCCTGCTGTTGACCCCCGAAACCGACTCCCCCACCACCCTGCAATCACGGCTTGATATGGAGCGTGTCACGGCGATCGCCGGCGCGCGGCCCGGGTCCCCCGCTCTCACGGGCAACATCAGGCCCCTCCCCTGA
- a CDS encoding serine/threonine-protein kinase has protein sequence MVDPAPLQNGDPARLGRFGLLGRLGTGGQGVVYLGQDHDGSRVAVKTLNDQGTNDPDLRQRFRREAEAAQRVASFCTAAVLEADLDSAPPYIASEYVDGPSLQRRVEEHGPLSGGELNRVAVATLTALVAIHEAGIVHRDLKPANVLLGQGGARVIDFGVAQVAAGAGTLTNSSIGTPAYMAPEQISGDPVSPASDVFAWGSVMVYAATGRTPFPGDQVPAILHRILNGEPELDGLPETLRPLVASALAKDPNQRVSATDALMALLGKREYPAVAAAGAAGAGGAAGAQTAPAPTVADAGGPPTAVETARGRSGRRRGAGKWVLGVVVAMLLLAAAFGGLMLGRDLGGAPQAGTGGESSPGSSNNTESPPPTGTTTGGSPDETTETPSDDDTAPPREPATFDASYDGDWAGYGGTEEYQLDISEGDREATLEGDDCEYDLVLTDTSGTGYDAAATSADPDEEQCARPDSAHLEQRGGVVTVELGGDPDAETVTLRQEN, from the coding sequence GTGGTCGACCCCGCACCCCTGCAGAACGGCGACCCCGCACGGCTGGGCCGGTTCGGCCTCCTCGGCCGCCTCGGAACGGGCGGGCAGGGCGTGGTCTATCTCGGCCAGGACCACGACGGCTCCCGCGTCGCAGTGAAAACCCTGAACGACCAGGGGACGAACGACCCCGACCTGCGTCAGCGGTTCCGTCGGGAGGCCGAGGCGGCCCAGCGTGTGGCGTCGTTCTGCACGGCGGCCGTCCTGGAGGCGGACCTCGACTCGGCCCCGCCCTACATCGCGAGCGAGTACGTGGACGGCCCCTCCCTGCAACGCCGGGTGGAGGAACACGGGCCGCTGTCCGGCGGGGAACTGAACCGGGTGGCGGTCGCCACCCTCACCGCCCTCGTCGCGATCCACGAGGCCGGAATCGTCCACCGGGACCTCAAACCCGCCAACGTGCTGCTGGGTCAGGGCGGTGCACGGGTGATCGACTTCGGCGTCGCCCAGGTCGCCGCGGGGGCGGGCACCCTCACGAACTCCTCGATCGGTACCCCCGCCTACATGGCGCCGGAACAGATCTCCGGCGACCCGGTCAGCCCGGCCAGCGACGTGTTCGCCTGGGGCTCGGTGATGGTCTACGCCGCCACCGGCCGCACCCCCTTTCCCGGAGACCAGGTGCCGGCGATCCTCCACCGGATCCTCAACGGTGAGCCCGAACTGGACGGACTCCCGGAGACCCTGCGTCCCCTGGTCGCCAGCGCGCTCGCCAAGGACCCGAACCAGCGCGTCTCCGCCACCGACGCGCTGATGGCGCTACTCGGCAAACGCGAGTACCCCGCCGTCGCCGCTGCCGGTGCGGCGGGTGCCGGAGGGGCCGCCGGAGCACAGACCGCACCGGCACCCACCGTCGCCGACGCGGGCGGCCCGCCCACCGCGGTCGAAACGGCTCGGGGGCGTTCCGGGCGCCGACGCGGCGCCGGAAAGTGGGTGCTGGGCGTGGTGGTCGCGATGCTGCTGCTCGCGGCCGCGTTCGGCGGGCTGATGCTCGGGCGCGACCTGGGCGGCGCCCCGCAGGCCGGGACTGGGGGAGAGTCCAGTCCCGGCTCCTCCAACAACACGGAATCCCCGCCGCCGACCGGCACCACGACGGGCGGCTCACCCGACGAGACGACCGAGACCCCGTCCGACGACGACACCGCCCCGCCACGGGAGCCCGCCACGTTCGACGCCTCCTACGACGGGGACTGGGCGGGATACGGCGGAACCGAGGAGTACCAGCTCGACATCAGCGAGGGAGACCGGGAGGCCACCCTCGAGGGCGACGACTGCGAGTACGACCTCGTCCTCACCGACACGTCCGGTACGGGCTACGACGCCGCCGCGACCTCCGCCGATCCCGACGAGGAACAGTGCGCGCGCCCTGACAGCGCGCACCTAGAGCAGCGGGGCGGTGTCGTCACCGTCGAGCTGGGCGGCGACCCCGACGCGGAAACCGTGACCCTGCGCCAGGAGAACTAG
- a CDS encoding MerR family transcriptional regulator has product MSIPHSWPAPLLRPGDVAEVFGVTTSTVNVWVREGRLSPVVVTPGGHRRFLPDDVHTLLAAIHHQDGGGQA; this is encoded by the coding sequence GTGAGTATCCCCCACAGCTGGCCCGCCCCGTTGCTGCGTCCGGGTGATGTCGCCGAGGTCTTCGGTGTGACCACCTCGACTGTCAACGTCTGGGTGCGTGAGGGGCGCTTGTCCCCGGTGGTGGTCACTCCGGGCGGGCATCGCCGGTTCCTCCCGGACGATGTCCACACCCTGCTGGCCGCCATCCACCACCAGGACGGGGGTGGTCAGGCGTGA
- a CDS encoding helix-turn-helix domain-containing protein — protein MGERLGWSRGRLTNMELNKWKRPDPTIVRALAELYKAPKETAQALETLARQSREKGWWVRYSDVFTDSYVAFEAEAAAISTYQSMVVPGLLQGHSHLLPGPGREPTRG, from the coding sequence GTGGGAGAACGCCTTGGCTGGTCACGAGGCCGCCTCACCAACATGGAACTCAACAAGTGGAAACGACCGGACCCAACGATCGTTCGTGCGTTGGCCGAGCTGTACAAAGCTCCTAAGGAAACCGCTCAGGCCCTGGAGACACTGGCTCGGCAGTCTCGCGAAAAGGGATGGTGGGTGCGCTACTCCGACGTGTTCACCGACTCCTACGTCGCGTTCGAAGCCGAGGCGGCAGCCATCTCCACCTACCAGTCGATGGTCGTACCAGGGCTGCTACAAGGACACAGCCACCTACTCCCAGGACCCGGCCGTGAACCAACGCGCGGTTGA
- a CDS encoding DUF5753 domain-containing protein, which produces MNQRAVEARMERQEILDREDAPKFWAVIDEAVLLRPAGGTDVMRGQIEKLVRLSEEANGIKIQVLPLEVGLHPGTTGAFTILDFAEAIDPSIVYVESRTDGLYFDDPAEVEIHREAWDDIRVRAMHPEASAEYMVQLARKKYE; this is translated from the coding sequence GTGAACCAACGCGCGGTTGAAGCGCGCATGGAACGCCAAGAGATCCTTGACCGCGAGGATGCCCCCAAGTTCTGGGCAGTCATCGACGAGGCAGTCTTGTTGCGCCCGGCCGGTGGCACCGATGTGATGCGCGGCCAGATCGAAAAACTCGTGCGGCTGTCCGAGGAGGCGAACGGGATCAAGATCCAGGTGCTTCCTCTTGAAGTGGGACTGCATCCGGGAACGACGGGTGCGTTCACGATCCTGGACTTCGCCGAAGCGATCGACCCGTCAATCGTCTACGTGGAGAGCCGCACGGACGGCCTTTACTTCGACGACCCCGCCGAGGTCGAGATTCACCGTGAAGCGTGGGACGACATCCGGGTAAGGGCCATGCATCCTGAAGCATCAGCTGAATATATGGTGCAACTGGCCAGGAAGAAGTACGAGTAG
- a CDS encoding DUF397 domain-containing protein: protein MCQNQNLYFRKSSYSATRNECVEVADAPALHAVRDSTRPEAGHLDFSSTAWKAFIEAIKTDRL, encoded by the coding sequence ATGTGCCAGAACCAGAACCTGTACTTCCGCAAGTCCAGCTACAGCGCCACTCGCAACGAGTGCGTTGAGGTAGCGGATGCCCCCGCATTGCATGCTGTTCGCGACTCGACACGTCCCGAAGCTGGACACCTCGACTTCTCGTCAACTGCGTGGAAGGCATTCATCGAGGCGATCAAGACCGATAGGCTGTAA
- a CDS encoding NUDIX hydrolase: MSDSAGGASTLPLHSVSVAGAVVRDDGCLLAIRRADNGTWELPGGVLETAEAPEDGVVREVWEETGIEVEVDRLTGVYKNTTRGVLALVFRCAPIRGVARPSGESTAVAWLTTDQVATRMSEVYAVRLLDALDRTGPHVRTHDGRTLAPTR, from the coding sequence GTGAGTGATAGTGCCGGAGGTGCTTCCACGCTGCCGCTGCACTCAGTGTCGGTAGCCGGAGCGGTGGTACGTGACGACGGATGCCTCCTCGCGATCCGCCGTGCTGACAACGGAACCTGGGAGTTGCCGGGCGGAGTGCTGGAAACCGCTGAGGCCCCGGAGGACGGTGTTGTCCGCGAGGTCTGGGAGGAGACCGGGATCGAGGTCGAGGTGGATCGGCTCACCGGGGTGTACAAGAACACCACACGCGGCGTTCTCGCCCTCGTGTTCCGGTGCGCGCCAATTCGCGGGGTCGCGCGCCCCTCCGGGGAGTCGACCGCTGTCGCCTGGCTGACGACCGACCAGGTGGCCACCCGCATGTCCGAGGTGTACGCCGTCCGCCTCCTGGACGCCCTCGACCGCACTGGCCCCCACGTACGTACCCACGACGGGCGGACCCTGGCCCCGACACGGTGA
- a CDS encoding protein kinase encodes MTDVTAVVECENGPFFVKAVPNRPGGRRDSLVREGEINPHVRPLSPAVLWRAEDSEWVALGFEPIHGRRANFRPGSEDLPTLVDLVNRIGALPLPDVAHDWTETRWDRFVSDEAETPLLRGNSMLYVDINPSNFVIGEDNAWVVDWAWPTRGAAFIDPALLVVQLIAAKRNPADAEAWAGKCDAWTHADSDAVNVFVAATVRMYRAHAERFPDQPWRKAMVDAVESWAEHRGVTVPAA; translated from the coding sequence ATGACGGACGTTACCGCCGTAGTCGAGTGCGAGAACGGCCCGTTCTTCGTCAAGGCGGTCCCCAACCGTCCGGGGGGCCGCCGGGACTCTTTGGTCCGGGAAGGGGAGATCAACCCGCACGTCCGCCCGCTCTCCCCGGCTGTGCTGTGGCGCGCGGAAGACTCCGAATGGGTGGCTCTTGGGTTCGAACCGATCCACGGACGACGCGCGAACTTCCGGCCCGGCTCTGAGGACCTGCCTACGCTCGTGGACCTCGTGAACCGAATCGGGGCACTTCCGCTACCCGATGTTGCGCACGACTGGACGGAAACCCGTTGGGACCGGTTCGTGTCAGACGAGGCGGAGACGCCCCTACTTCGTGGGAACAGCATGCTCTATGTCGACATCAACCCAAGTAACTTCGTGATCGGCGAAGACAACGCGTGGGTCGTGGATTGGGCGTGGCCGACGCGCGGGGCCGCGTTCATTGACCCGGCGTTGCTCGTCGTACAGCTCATTGCAGCAAAGCGCAATCCAGCGGACGCGGAGGCATGGGCGGGCAAGTGCGACGCGTGGACGCACGCGGATTCGGACGCGGTCAACGTGTTCGTTGCGGCCACGGTACGGATGTACCGGGCGCACGCGGAGCGGTTCCCTGACCAGCCGTGGCGCAAGGCCATGGTTGACGCTGTCGAGTCGTGGGCCGAACACCGAGGTGTGACCGTGCCCGCTGCGTGA
- a CDS encoding SPASM domain-containing protein: MFSNLVHISPKHWELFQRPKVSLATSYYSDEPDEHNAVTGRRSHARTRANLAKTIKLGIPLRVGIIATDDGQRVDEAWRDLESLGVTRIHVDHVRPFGRGGDGQEPDASRLCGQCGKGAASIGPTGDVSPCVFSTWISVGSVQADPLAAILRGTAMDEANAAIRAEAGEGCNPCSPSSGSNCDPNLDCNPGVGAVANATRGTKER; this comes from the coding sequence GTGTTCAGCAACCTCGTGCACATCTCCCCCAAACACTGGGAGCTTTTCCAGCGTCCGAAGGTCTCATTGGCAACGTCCTACTACTCCGACGAGCCCGACGAGCACAACGCCGTGACCGGACGGCGGAGCCACGCCCGGACGCGCGCCAACCTCGCGAAGACAATCAAGCTCGGTATCCCGCTCCGCGTTGGCATCATCGCGACGGACGACGGACAACGCGTGGACGAAGCGTGGCGGGACCTGGAGTCACTGGGCGTAACACGAATCCATGTCGACCACGTTCGCCCGTTCGGGCGTGGCGGAGACGGGCAGGAACCCGACGCGTCCCGCCTGTGCGGCCAGTGCGGAAAGGGAGCCGCGTCCATCGGTCCGACGGGGGACGTCTCTCCGTGCGTGTTCTCCACGTGGATAAGCGTAGGGAGCGTACAAGCCGACCCGTTGGCCGCTATCCTTCGCGGAACTGCGATGGACGAGGCTAACGCCGCAATCAGGGCCGAAGCGGGAGAGGGCTGCAACCCCTGTTCCCCGTCCTCTGGTTCGAACTGTGATCCGAACCTAGATTGCAACCCGGGCGTTGGCGCGGTAGCGAATGCGACCCGAGGTACTAAGGAACGCTGA
- a CDS encoding MerR family transcriptional regulator, whose product MSIPHSWPAPLLRPGDVAEAFGVTTSTVNTWVREGRLTPVLVTPGGHRRFAPDQVQDLITTIHHQDGGGGDT is encoded by the coding sequence GTGAGTATCCCCCACAGCTGGCCCGCCCCGTTGCTGCGTCCGGGGGACGTGGCCGAGGCCTTCGGCGTGACCACCTCCACCGTCAACACCTGGGTACGCGAGGGCCGCCTGACCCCGGTCCTGGTCACTCCGGGCGGGCACCGCCGGTTCGCTCCCGACCAGGTTCAGGACCTCATAACCACCATCCACCACCAGGACGGGGGAGGTGGTGACACGTGA
- a CDS encoding helix-turn-helix domain-containing protein, giving the protein MLLAYGREVRRLREEAGFTQTALARHVASSKTAVSDVERGKAAASAQLRSDLDEILGAGRLTHLWKELTGSGKEVWKHEIAELIAGANAVYEYEVLVFPAYLQTEGYARTLIRYGVPWLPEDEIASRAEERAKRSQELVESGQPMVWLVLDETILMRRYGSTDVMREQLSHVLDLAERERITVQLVPASSPKHPGVSGAFKLVTTDHFPDVMFAENVHEGQMVTSTVDVAHYRMLFAALQGVASSPEEAQARLRDELQKLES; this is encoded by the coding sequence GTGCTGCTTGCCTACGGACGTGAGGTTCGGCGACTCCGCGAAGAGGCAGGATTCACCCAAACGGCGCTCGCTCGTCACGTAGCAAGCTCGAAGACCGCAGTATCCGACGTCGAGCGCGGCAAGGCTGCTGCCTCCGCGCAACTACGTTCCGATTTGGACGAGATACTTGGCGCCGGGAGGCTCACACACCTCTGGAAGGAGCTGACCGGATCCGGGAAGGAGGTGTGGAAACACGAGATAGCTGAGCTGATTGCCGGGGCGAACGCCGTATACGAGTACGAGGTTCTTGTTTTCCCCGCTTATCTTCAGACAGAAGGATATGCGCGGACCCTGATCCGTTACGGAGTCCCATGGCTTCCGGAGGACGAGATAGCCTCGCGGGCCGAAGAGCGGGCCAAGCGGTCACAAGAGCTGGTCGAATCTGGTCAGCCAATGGTCTGGCTGGTACTGGACGAGACAATCCTGATGCGGCGTTACGGCTCGACGGACGTCATGCGGGAACAACTGTCACATGTACTGGACCTCGCCGAGCGCGAGCGGATCACTGTCCAACTGGTACCGGCGAGTTCCCCTAAGCATCCCGGTGTTTCTGGAGCGTTTAAGCTGGTCACTACCGACCACTTCCCCGACGTGATGTTCGCCGAGAACGTTCACGAAGGTCAGATGGTTACCAGTACGGTGGATGTTGCCCACTACCGGATGCTGTTCGCTGCCCTGCAAGGTGTCGCCAGCAGTCCGGAAGAAGCGCAGGCGAGGCTTCGAGACGAGCTACAGAAGTTGGAGTCATGA
- a CDS encoding DUF397 domain-containing protein, with protein sequence MATREWHKSSYSNGGTNCVEVAEGPVTAVRDTQNREAGHLSFSATEWKAFLDEVRAENL encoded by the coding sequence ATGGCTACCCGCGAGTGGCACAAGAGCAGTTACAGCAACGGTGGAACCAACTGTGTCGAGGTCGCCGAAGGGCCGGTTACCGCTGTCCGCGACACCCAGAACCGGGAGGCCGGGCACCTGTCGTTCTCCGCCACGGAGTGGAAGGCGTTCCTCGACGAGGTCCGTGCCGAGAACCTGTAA
- a CDS encoding protein-L-isoaspartate O-methyltransferase family protein: MAVRMGEESPPGPENLAELTGDDAWKQALRDVPREWFVPERAWTTRTGLLERESDPDAWNQAVYTDAPIVTQIDDGSTELTNESPWMTTNHSSSCSAPRFVVHFLDLLAPYFGDRVLEVGTGTGWTAGLLSARLGGDNITSIEVDERVADHARTNLERAGLSPHLVVGDGQKGHPEGAPFDRVHVTCGVREIPYAWVEQTRPGGVIVLPWMHGALDVGHKAKLIVTGNRAVGRFHGECAYMMLRSQREPTQPIEGEVRESEPTVDPRRIAVAGSGLSVWIAGAMPGVSVSDGNHRPDGAFRMVAWDRHGESHARVDYWPEEHSGRVRQRGPRDLWQELEQAYLAWIDRGGPGIERFGLTIDASGQRVWLDRPECLVERMG; the protein is encoded by the coding sequence GTGGCGGTGCGGATGGGTGAGGAGTCTCCGCCCGGTCCGGAGAATCTGGCCGAACTCACTGGCGACGACGCGTGGAAGCAGGCGCTGCGGGACGTTCCGCGAGAATGGTTCGTGCCAGAACGGGCATGGACAACACGCACAGGATTGTTGGAACGGGAATCCGACCCGGATGCCTGGAACCAAGCGGTTTACACCGATGCGCCCATCGTGACCCAAATCGATGATGGGTCTACGGAACTTACCAACGAGTCCCCGTGGATGACGACGAACCACAGTAGCTCATGCTCCGCTCCTCGTTTCGTTGTTCACTTCTTGGACCTCCTCGCCCCCTACTTTGGCGATCGGGTGTTGGAGGTCGGCACCGGCACCGGCTGGACGGCCGGGTTGTTGTCGGCGCGGCTCGGCGGCGACAACATCACCTCGATCGAGGTGGACGAGCGTGTAGCCGACCACGCGCGCACGAATCTGGAACGGGCGGGATTGTCTCCGCACCTGGTGGTCGGCGACGGCCAGAAGGGGCACCCGGAGGGCGCCCCGTTCGACCGGGTGCACGTCACCTGCGGGGTACGCGAGATCCCGTACGCGTGGGTGGAGCAGACGCGCCCCGGCGGAGTCATCGTGCTGCCGTGGATGCATGGGGCGCTTGATGTCGGCCATAAAGCCAAGCTCATTGTTACCGGCAATCGTGCCGTTGGCCGGTTCCATGGCGAATGCGCCTACATGATGTTGCGTTCCCAGCGGGAACCTACCCAGCCGATCGAGGGCGAGGTACGGGAATCCGAGCCCACGGTTGATCCTCGTCGTATTGCCGTAGCTGGTTCGGGCCTGTCGGTATGGATAGCCGGGGCCATGCCTGGGGTATCGGTCAGCGATGGCAACCATCGACCGGACGGAGCGTTTCGGATGGTCGCCTGGGACCGCCACGGCGAGTCTCACGCTCGCGTGGATTACTGGCCAGAGGAACATTCCGGCCGAGTCCGTCAGCGCGGTCCCCGCGACCTGTGGCAGGAACTCGAACAGGCTTATCTCGCGTGGATCGACCGGGGCGGGCCAGGGATTGAACGATTCGGATTGACCATTGACGCGAGTGGACAACGAGTGTGGCTCGATCGTCCCGAGTGCCTGGTGGAAAGGATGGGCTGA
- a CDS encoding glycosyltransferase family 2 protein codes for MNANPPTEPSAQPAPRVTVVLPCYNEHDHVTLEIDRIRAAMDESGYPYELLAVDDGSTDGTRERLREAEAAHEQVRVFAFGHNGGSGTVRRIGTQRARGDIVVWTDADLTYPNERIPELVALLDGDPEVDQVVGARIQENGRHRLLRVPAKWVVRKIAERLTNTRIPDLNSGLRAFRREVALPYLRLLPPGFSCVTTLTLAFLANQHQVRYVPVAYAKRAGTSKFHLMRDAYRYILQVLRMVMYFNPLKVLMPLTLVLLGTGTVKFVFDMVTDPFYLPNNTVMLLMTGLLVAAMALLADLIVRSRDGD; via the coding sequence GTGAACGCCAATCCCCCAACCGAGCCCTCCGCGCAACCCGCGCCCCGGGTCACGGTCGTGCTTCCCTGCTACAACGAGCACGACCACGTCACGCTCGAGATCGACCGGATCCGCGCCGCCATGGACGAGTCCGGTTACCCCTACGAGCTTCTCGCCGTGGACGACGGCTCCACCGACGGAACCCGGGAGCGGCTACGCGAGGCCGAGGCCGCCCACGAGCAGGTGCGGGTGTTCGCGTTCGGCCACAACGGCGGTTCGGGGACCGTGCGCCGCATCGGGACACAGCGCGCCCGCGGCGACATCGTGGTGTGGACCGACGCCGACCTGACCTACCCCAACGAGCGCATTCCCGAACTGGTCGCGCTCCTGGACGGCGATCCCGAAGTGGACCAGGTGGTCGGTGCCCGGATCCAGGAGAACGGGCGCCACCGGCTGCTGCGCGTGCCCGCCAAGTGGGTGGTCCGCAAGATCGCGGAACGGCTCACCAATACCCGCATCCCCGACCTGAACTCCGGGCTGCGTGCCTTCCGGCGCGAGGTCGCCCTGCCGTACCTGCGGCTGCTGCCACCGGGTTTCTCCTGCGTCACCACGCTCACGCTCGCGTTCCTGGCCAACCAGCACCAGGTCCGCTACGTTCCGGTGGCCTACGCCAAACGCGCCGGAACCTCCAAGTTCCACCTCATGCGGGACGCGTACCGCTACATCCTGCAGGTGCTGCGGATGGTGATGTACTTCAACCCGCTCAAGGTGCTGATGCCGCTCACGCTCGTGCTGCTCGGGACGGGCACCGTGAAGTTCGTGTTCGACATGGTCACCGACCCGTTCTACCTCCCGAACAACACGGTCATGCTGCTGATGACCGGTCTCCTGGTGGCAGCCATGGCGCTGCTGGCGGACCTGATCGTGCGTTCCCGGGACGGGGACTGA
- a CDS encoding glycosyltransferase family 4 protein, whose translation MKIAIVLANAYGMGGTIRTVFNLASALAKKHEVEIASIGKYREEPFFAVPDGVTLRPLSSYGNPPSQSTTTWLGRWRQRRYGGIVPPSEEEKKPMLDADRAHAFRSYLRSTDADVVMGTRPGINVMLARWAPSRLLTIGQEHVHLDKHTGDVREAIGEHYPHLDGISVLTDTDRESYQDFFAGDPAWVRTIPNLLPDGAYPRSHHDNPIIVAAGRITAVKQYPRLVEAFAPVARRNPEWRLRIYGGGKDNDKDTKVQRKIAELGLSNQVTLMDRTADITGELAKASILAVSSRLEGFGMTIIEGFSVGIPAVSFDCPHGPREIIRHEHNGLLVRHQDVTALSDGLLRLVENPAERRRMGEEALRSSEAYGSAQVASRWEEFFAQRLSEKHGRRVQAA comes from the coding sequence GTGAAAATCGCGATCGTCCTGGCGAACGCCTACGGAATGGGCGGAACGATCCGTACGGTCTTCAACCTGGCATCCGCCCTGGCGAAGAAGCACGAGGTGGAGATCGCCAGTATCGGCAAGTACCGGGAGGAACCGTTCTTCGCCGTCCCCGACGGGGTCACGCTGCGCCCTCTCTCGTCCTACGGGAACCCGCCGTCGCAGTCCACAACGACCTGGCTGGGACGCTGGCGCCAGCGCCGCTACGGCGGGATCGTTCCTCCCTCGGAGGAGGAGAAGAAACCGATGCTGGACGCGGACAGGGCCCACGCCTTCCGCTCCTACCTCCGCTCCACCGACGCCGACGTCGTCATGGGGACCCGCCCGGGGATCAACGTCATGCTGGCCAGGTGGGCCCCGTCGCGGCTGCTGACGATCGGCCAGGAGCACGTTCACCTGGACAAGCACACCGGGGACGTGCGTGAGGCGATCGGTGAGCACTACCCGCACCTGGACGGGATCTCCGTACTCACCGACACCGACCGGGAGTCGTACCAGGACTTCTTCGCCGGAGATCCAGCATGGGTCCGGACCATCCCCAACCTGCTTCCCGACGGGGCCTATCCCCGCTCCCACCACGACAACCCGATCATCGTGGCAGCGGGCCGGATCACGGCCGTCAAACAGTACCCCCGGCTGGTGGAGGCCTTCGCGCCCGTCGCCCGGCGGAATCCGGAGTGGCGGCTGCGGATCTACGGCGGGGGAAAGGACAACGACAAGGACACGAAGGTCCAGCGGAAGATCGCCGAACTGGGGTTGAGTAACCAGGTCACGCTGATGGACCGGACCGCGGACATCACCGGGGAACTCGCCAAGGCATCCATCCTCGCGGTCAGCTCCCGCCTCGAAGGTTTCGGGATGACGATCATCGAGGGCTTCTCCGTGGGGATTCCCGCCGTGAGCTTCGACTGTCCGCACGGGCCGCGCGAGATCATCCGGCACGAACACAACGGTCTGCTGGTGCGTCACCAGGACGTGACCGCCCTGTCCGACGGGCTGCTGCGGCTGGTGGAGAACCCGGCGGAGCGTCGGCGGATGGGCGAGGAGGCGCTGCGCTCCTCGGAGGCCTACGGTTCCGCGCAGGTCGCCTCCCGTTGGGAGGAGTTCTTCGCGCAACGCCTGTCCGAGAAGCACGGGCGGCGGGTGCAGGCGGCCTGA